In Halogranum gelatinilyticum, the DNA window GACGAGACAGCCGTTCGTCTCCGTGACGATCTCCTTGATCTCGTCGAGCGAGAACTCCACGTCGCAGAGCACTTCCATCGTGTCGGCCGTCCCCGCGGGGGAGGTGACCGCCCGCGAGGAGGTCTTGGGAATCTTGATACCCGCGGCGGCGACGATGGGGACGATGATCGGCGTGACGCGGTTGCCCGCGACGCCGCCGATGGAGTGTTTGTCGGCGACGACGGCGTCGTCCCACTGGATGGCGTCGCCGACCTCGGCCATGCACTCCGCGAGATACATCGTCTCCTCCAAGGAGAGCCCGTTGGTGTACGTCCCCGTCACGTACGCGCCGAGTTCGACGTCCGAGAGGCGGTCCTGTTTGATGTCGAGGACGATTCTGTGTAACTCGTGTTTGTCCAACTCGATGTCGTCGAGTTTCTTCTTGATGTAGTGGACGGCGTTGGGCTGTGGCGCGGGAATCACGTCGACGTCGCCGGTGACGTAGCCGAGCCGTCGCGTGACGCCGAGCGTCCCCGGCTCGACCAGCTCGTCGGTGAACTCGACGATGCCGATGGCCGTGCGGCTGTCGTATTCGATCTGAATCCGGTCGAGCGGGTGGACGCCGAGTTCGGCGGCGTCGACGGTGTTGAGGAGGACGGTCGGCGCGCGCGAGCCGATGTCGATATACTGGGCGGCCAGCTTCATGCGAGACATAGTCTGTCGATGTATAAATACTTCCCCGCGAACCGTCGAATTCGCGAAAAGCCCATGCACCAGGCTAGTGTCGTCCGTTTCTCGCCCAACGAGAACCACGCTCTCTTTATATGCTGTCACCGGGCGTCGTCTCATCTGTACAAGGTGAACAAGATGAGCACTAACACATTCCAAAGCAAGATCGGCGGTCTGACTGTCACCGGGAAAGCCCACAGCCTCAGTGCGTGGTTCGTCCTCGCACTCCGGCTCATGATGGGGTTCGCGTTCACGTACGCTGGCGTCGAGAAGGTCCTCGGCCCGGAAGCGTTCAACGCACGCGGCTACCTCATGTTCGCCGTCCCCGAGAACGGCGGCCCGGCCGTCGGCTTCCTGCAACTGTTCGCGACGAACGACCTACTCCTGGCCTTCGTCAACGTCGCCGTTCCGTGGGGTGAACTCGCCATCGGACTGGCACTCGTCTTCGGCGTCCTGACCCGCTTTGCGGCGTTCTGGGGTGCCGTGATGATGCTCATGTTCTACCTCGGGAACTGGGACGTCGCCCACGGCGTCATCAACGGCGACTTCACCTACATGCTGGTGTTCCTCGCCGTCGCCGCCTTCGGTGCAGGCCGCATCCTCGGTCTCGACAGCTACATCGAGCAGTACGAGATCGACGGTGAACCGCTCATCGAGAAATACCCGATGCTCGACTACGTCCTCGGGTAAACCACCCGAGGGGTCGACACGGGTCCGCGCCGATCCGTTCGACGCCGCGCCGATCTGTTCGACGCAGCCGCTGTGACGTTTTCTCCGGCCAAGTGCCGACGTTTTTGATTCCGAAGTCACTCCGATGCTTCCGACCGCTGAGTCACTGTTTTCGCCTCGCACCGTCTCCCCCGAGGTCAAATCGTCGCTGCCGAGGACACTGTCACTCGGCGTACAGCGAGTAGAAGATGACGACGAACCCGAACAGGGTGAGAAGCGAGTCCATCAGGATGCTCGTCGTGAGCTCGATGTTGAACACCTGGTCGAGCACGCCACCGAGCAGCGAGCCGAGGGTGACGATACCGAAGCCGATGGCGAGCAGCTTCAGTGCCTGCGCGCCGGTCCGGCGGTAGGCCTTGTAACTGAAGAACGTGATGAGCCCGCCGAGGACGAGGATGCCCGTCTTGGCGACGACGATGGCCGTCGCGATGGTCGTACTGGCGACCATCAGGTCTGCCTCCTGACTTCGGCCCACATCGAGGCGAGGCGGTCCTCCGGTGCCCCGGCCTTCAGTTCGAGCGTGACGTCGAAGCTCCGGTCCTCGGCGAGCGCGATGGTGACCGAGTCGAACGCGACCCCGTAGCGGGTGGTGTGGTGGCCGTCGGTCCGCAGTTCGGTCGACTCGACCAGCAGTCCGGCGTCGGTCAGACTGTCCAGTTTCCGGTACGTCGTCGAGAGCGGCACGTCACAGGCGTCGGAGAGTTCACTTGCAGTCATCGGTTCGGAGAGTGCTCGAATCATCGCCCGTGAGGGCGGGTCGTCGAGTGCGTCGAGCACGGACTGGAGGTCCGCTTCGTCCTTGGGGGACTGCTCACGCAACATTGTCGGCACGTTGAAACGCAGGCCTGCTAACTGTTGCGGTCAGCCGGAGGCGTCCCCGTTTGTCACTTTCGGCCGCTCTCCTCGGCGTTCGCCCGGTCGTAGGCGTGTGCGTTCCGCAACTCGCCAGCCCGAGCCAACACCGACGGCGTCCGACAGACACCTGACTCACCCGCCGCCTGCGGTACGGTGCAGTTGTTACAGTTCTCACAGACCGCACGAGTGTCGGCCGCCACCGACCCCTCCTCGTCCAAGAGCCGCGCTGGCAACTCGGGTTCGGCGTAGAAGGGCCGGGCCATCCCGACCATGTCGCAGTCACGTCCCAACAGCTCGTCCATCTCGCCGCGCTCGCGGATGCCTCCCTCGGCGAGCACCGGCACGTCGACCCGCTCGCGGACCTCGCGACACAGCCCGGCGTTCCACGCAGGCTCGAAATCGTACCACAGCGACTCGACCCAGTTGCCGAGTGCGACGAGCGCGGCACGGCCCGTCCCGCCGAAGCTCTCGGCGTAGCCGTCGCGGAACCGCTCGTCGCTCCACGCCCGCGCCGGAAACTCACCCTTGACGATGCTCATGTCCCAGAATACGGAGCCGGTGACCGGAACGAGCGCGTCGTAGCCGACGTCGGCCAGTCGCTCGCAGATTGTCACCGCCTCCGCTCGGCCCAGCCGCTGCCGGACGAACGGCGGTGCCGACGTCTCGGCGGGCACCTTCGTCATCAAGGGGACGTCGCCAGCGCGTTCCCGGATCTCGTCGTGGACGACTTCGAGGAAGCGGACGCCGTCGCCGAACTCGTCGTCGCGGCGGTTGTAGAAGGGCGAGAGGAACTGGTGGACGATGCCCATATTCGCGCCCGCGAGATGGACGATGTCGTAGCCTGCGTCGACGGCGAGCGCGGCCGACCGGCCGAAGTCGGCGGCGAGTTCGTAGACCTCCTCCGTGCTCATGACGTGAGCGTCGTACGCGAGGAACCCGGCCCGGTCGAGCAGGCGGAGCAGTCGCGGCGGCCGGGAGACGGCGAGCTGCTGGAGGTCGGGATGCTCGCGCCGGTAGGCGGCGTGCCACGTCTCCATGCTTCGCAGGCCGCCGTGTTCGAGTTGGATGGCGATTGTGCTCCCATGGCGGTGAATCGCGTCGGTGAGTCTCCGGAGGTCGGCGGCGAAGTCTGCGTCGGCGAGGGCGGTCATGTTCGGTGCGGCACAGCCCCCCTCCGCGCGGACGATGGTCGCGCCCTGACAGACGAGCCCCGCGCCCGCCTTCGCGGCGGGTTCGAGGTCGGCGACGAGCGTGTCCACTGCGTCGGGACCGTTGCCAGCACATTCGAGCAACGGGGCGCGGTAGAGGCGGTTCGGGACGTGGACGCCACCAACGACGAGCGGGTCTTCCAGCCGCGGCATGGTCGGTCGTCGGCCGCAGAGAGCAAAAGCCCACGCCCCGCGGTAGCTCGATTCACACCAAGTTTCAAGCCGTGACTCGCCGAACGGCTGGCAATGTCACAGGCTGAACCCTTCCGCTACGACGCCGAGGTCAAGCCCGGCGAGGTACGTCACATCCGCTACGAGATAAGCGAGACGTACATGGGCGACCCCGTCGAGATTCCGGTCACCGTCGTCAACGGCGAACACGCCGGGCCGACCGTCTGCATGACCGCGGCCCTCCACGGCGACGAACTCAACGGCGTGAAGGTGCTCCAGGAGGTCGCCGACGCGTACGACCCCGCTGAGATTCACGGCACACTCGTCTGTATCCACGTCTGCAACGTCCCCGGCTACCTCGCCCAGCAGCGGTACATCCCCATCTACGACCTCGACCTCAACCGCTCGTTCCCCGGCAAGGAGCAGGCGAACACGGCCGAGCGGATGGCGAACGTCATCTACAACCGCTTCGTCAAGCAGTGCGACGTCGCGCTCGACTTCCATACGTCGACCCGCAACCGGACGACGATGTACCACGTGCGCGCCGACATGGCGAACCCGGAGGTTGCCCGCGTCGCCCGGGCGTTCGGCGCGAACGTCATCCTGTCGGGGGAGGCCGACGCCGGGTCGCTGCGGACCGTCGCCACCACCAACGGGACGCCGACCATCACCATCGAGATGGGCCGCGCCCACCGCTTCCAGCCCGCGCTCATCGAGCGAGCACTGGAGGGTGTCGAGAGCGTGCTGGCGGAGTTCGGTGTCCTCCCCAACGAACCGGTCATCTGGCCGGGCTGGACGCGGGTCATCGACGCCGAAGCCGAGAAGACCTGGCTCCGCGCGGACCGCGGCGGCCTCGTCGAGATGCAGTACGGCCAGGTCCCACTCGTCTACAAGGGCGACACCATCTGCACAATCTCGGACCACTTCAAAACAGAGGAGAAACGGATCGAGGCGCCCTTCACCGGTCTCGTCGTCGGCGTGCTCCAGAACCCGGTCGCCGCGCCCGGCCATCCGCTGTGTCACCTGGTCGGCGTCGACGACGCGACGCTGGCGGAGATCGAACGCGAGATCGAGAACGGCGAGTTCTCCGAGCGGCCCTGGGCCTGAACGCCAGTCAGCGACGGACTTCCGGACCACCCTCGCTCGCGGTCTCGACGGCGACGTCGTCGGCCCCGACCTCCTCGTGGGTGTGGTGGTAGAAGCGGAGTCGCGGTGCCTCGGCTCCCGCGACCGGCTCGAAGCAGACCCGGCGGTACATCCTGTTGTCGAGGAGGTTTACCATGACCCCGGCGTCGTGTTCGGAGACCGAATCGTAGGCGACGTCACACACCGGACAGACCTCGGCTGCGTCCGCAGGGACTTCCATCAGCCGTCACTTGGCCGCCGGAGACAAAACGTTGCTGTCGGCGGAAGTCCGCGACCGTCGACGACTCGCCCCGAACATTCGAAAACCGGTGTGTGGCTGCCCGGCGAACAGCCGTCGGCGACGCCGGAACACAAGAGTTGTAACGTCCGGTAGAGCACAGAGTCACATGAGCACGGACGACAGGGTCGGCTCGCGCTTCGCCGACCGCACGGCCCTCGCGGTCGTCGGCGTCACCCTCCTCGCCCTCGTCGCCCGACTCGTCGGCCTCGGCACCCGCATCATGCACTGGGACGAGGGACGAGTCGGCTACTGGATCCTCCGCTACCACGAGACGGGCGAGTTCTACTACCGGCCGATCATCCACGGTCCCTTCCTCCCAATCGTCAACGACTACGTCTTCACCTACCTCCCACCGACCGACTTCAGCGCGCGGCTCGTCGTCGCGCTCGTCGGCGGTCTCCTCCCGCTGACCGCGCTGCTCTTCCGCAGTCGCCTCCGGAACTCCGAGACCGTCGCGCTCTCGCTGTTTCTCGCGTGTAACCCGCTTTTCGTCTACTACTCGCGGTTCATGCGGAACGACATGATCGTCGCGGCGTTCTCGCTGGCCGCGCTGGGCTTCTTCGTCTACGGCTACGACCGCGGCGACCTCCGGTATCTGTGGCCCGCCGGAGCCGCGCTCGCACTCGGCTTGACGTCAAAAGAGAACGGACTGCTCTACATCGTCTGTTATGCGGGTGCGGCGTTCGTCCTCTTCGACCACCGACTGCTCCGGCGCGCGCAGGCCGGGACGTCGGTCAAACAGACACTCCGCGACTACTCCGTCTCCGCGAAGACGGGGCTGAGTTCGTGGGCCGGCGACGTCAAGACCGGGCTGTTCTGGGCCGGGACGCACACCGTCGGCGGCGTCGTCGCCTTCCTCCTCGTCATCGTCTTCTTCTACGCCCCGCGGCCCGACCTCTGGCAGGCGTTCGGCGACCCCGCACTGTTCCTCGACGTCGTCGACCGAGCGACCGTCGGCGCGTGGCAGGAGTTCTACGGCCAGTGGGCCTCCGGTACCCACCAGACACACGACTATCTGCCCTATCTCTTCGACATCCTCGAGACGATGGTCTACGGCGCGGGCGTCCTCTCGGTCTTCGCGCTCGTCGGCGTCGTCGTCGACGGCTACACTTCCGGGCGGTCGCGCGACCTCGTCGCCTTCGCGACCTACTGGGGAATCGCGAGTCTCATCGGCTACCCCGTGGCGACGGACATCCAGGCACCGTGGGCGGCCATTCACATCATCGTCCCGCTGGCCATCCCGGCCGCCGTCGGTGCGGGCTACGTCTACCGGACGGCCCGCCAGTCGGTCGCACTCGAGGACGCCGTCGGCACGGGAATCGCCGCATTGGTCGTCCTCTCGGCGGTCGTCGGCGTCGCCGGAGCCAACGTCGCCTACGTCGACAGTGCCGACCGGGAGAACACGGAGGTCCTCCAGTGGGCACAGCCCGAGAACGACCTGAAGGACACGCTGGAGAAGGTCCGGCGCGTCTCACAGGCCAACGAGGGCGAGGACGTGCTGTTCTACGGGACCAAACATCCCCGGACCGGCAGCGTGTTGTTCTACGTCGAAGACGAGTCGAACCCGCTGGCCGGGCCGAACTGGCACAGCCGACTGCCGCTGCCGTGGTACACCGAACGCTACGGCGCGAACGTGACCAGTACGCCCCCGGAAGTTACGGCGACTGAGATGGCACAGGACGCACCGCCGGTGGTCGTCGCCTACGACTGGAACCGCTCGGAACTCGAATCGGCACTCCCCGGCTACACGGTCTACCAACACGACTTCAAGCTCTGGAACGAGGAGATCGTCGTCTTCGTCGACGAGTCACAGCTCCCCGCTGAGCAGGCGAGCGTCCGGGAGCCTGCCGGCCAGCAGTTCGACTCGCGCCGCCTCGACGCACGCGCCGTGGTCTGACACCGGCACATTCGTTCTCTCGTCCGGAGACGTCTTCCGACGGCCAAGATACGCACGTTCTCGCATAGCTCGGCACAGTGGGTGGTAACTCTTATGCAGGTTCGTCCGAAACGGCCGACCGTGACAGCCACCGTACCCGGCCCGACGCTCGGCGTGGTCGGCGGCGGACAGCTCGGACGGATGTTGGCCGAGGCGGCCGCTCCGCTCGGCGTCGAAGTCGTCGTCCTCGACCCGACACCCGACTGCCCGGCCAGCCTCGTCGCCCGCGACCAAGTCCTCGGGAGCTTCGACGAGGCCGACGCCGTCCACGACCTCGCTGCCCGCGTCGACGCCCTCACCTTCGAGATCGAACTTGCGGACCCCGACGTGTTGGAGGAAGTCAGCGAGGAGTACGACATCCCCGTCCACCCCTCGCCCGACACCCTGCGGATGATTCAGGACAAACTCGTCCAGAAGGACACGCTCGGCGAGGCGGGCATCCCCATCCCCGAGTTCCGGCAGGTCGACGACGCCGACGACCTCCGCGACGCCGTCGAGGAGTTCGGTGCCGTGATGCTCAAAGCCCGCACCGGCGGCTACGACGGCCGCGGCAACGTGCCCGTCACCTCGGTCGACGAGGCCGAAGACGCGCTCGCCGACATCGGCCACGCCCCCGCGATGGCCGAGGCGTTCGTCGACTTCGTCCGCGAGGTGTCGGTCATCGGCGTCGTCGGCGACGACGAGACCCGCGTCTTCCCCCTCGGCGAGAACGTCCACGAGGCGGAGATTCTCCGCGAGACAGTCGTCCCGGCCCGCACCAGCGACGCCGTGACCGAACGCGCGAAGGAGGTTGCCTACGACGTGCTCGACCAGTTGGAGGGGCGCGGGGTGTACGGTATCGAACTCTTCGAAACGAGCGGGTCGCCACGCGACTCGGACCCGTCGAGCGGGCAGGGCCCGCGAGACAGCGGCGGCGAGATTCTCGTCAACGAGATCGCTCCTCGTCCTCATAACTCCGGCCACTGGACCATCGAGGGCGCGATGACCTCCCAGTTCGAACAGCACGCCCGCGCCGTCCTCGGCTGGCCGCTCGGGTCAACCGCCCTCCGCGCGCCGACGGTGAGCGCGAACATCCTCGGCGATATTGAGGAGAACCAGCCCGCCGAACTCCACGGTGTCGACGGCGTCCTCGCTGCCGACGGCGTGAGCCTCCACTGGTATGGCAAACACGAGGTGCGGCCCCTGCGAAAGATGGGCCACATCACCGCCGTCGGCGACGCGGAGAGCCTCGCCAGCACCGACGGCCACGACGTCGCCGACGGCGGCGGCGACACGGGCGGAAACGACGTCCCCGACGTCGCCGTCGACGACCTCCTTGCAGCGGCCCGCGACCACATCGACTCACTGACGTTCGACCCATGACAAGCGTTCAAGACCTCATCGACCGACTGGAAGCAGAGGCAGCGGCAGACAGAGACCCCGAGACGACGCCCGACGTGGGAATCATCATGGGGTCCGACTCGGACCTCGACGTGATGTCGGGGGCTTACGACGCCCTCGAGGAGTTGGGCTTCGCCGAACAGACCGACTTCGACGACCCGCCAGAGGAACGGTTCACGTACGAGAGCTACGTCGTCTCGGCGCACCGGACGCCCGAGCTGATGTACGCCTACGGAGAGACCGCCGAGGCCCGCGGACTCGACGTCGTCATCGCCGGTGCGGGCGGCAAGTCGGCGGACCTGCCGAACATGACCGCCTCCATCGCCTATCCCCTTCCCGTGATCGGCGTGCCGGTGCAGGAGAAGTCCGTCGACTCGGTCATCGGGATGCCGACCGGCGCGCCCATCGTCGCCGTCGACGCGGGCAAGTCGTTCAACGCGGCGTTGTCGGCGGCGCAGGTGTTGGCCCGACAGCACGACGAGGTGCGGGCGGCACTCGTCGAGTACCACGAGGATCTCGTCGGTGGCGTCGCCGAGGTCTCGCGCGACCTCCACGACCTCGGCCACGAGACGTTCCGTGAACGTCGGTAAGACGGCTCTGAAGTAGTGTCTATCCCACCCCCGTCGGTCCCCTTCAGCCCCCTCATCTCTCGACTGGACTGACTGTTTCTCGCAGCGACGTGTGAAGACCGTCGAGATAGCGGCCGAAGCCGCCGTAATCGCCCAAACGGGGAAGAATCAACGCTTATAGGGAAGCGCTTCTAACCCCCGCACGTTACGGAGAACCCGGTATGAATCCATGGATAGCTGTCGGCGCATTAGGGGTAGTCAGTGTCGGAATTCCGCTCGGTATGATGGCGGTTTCGGCGCTGCTCCGTCCGAGTGTGCCAGAACAAGGTAAAAGCGCCATCTACGAGTCCGGTGAGATTCCGACGGGAACGGCGCGCATCCAGTTTAACATCCAGTACTACATGGTTGCGCTGCTGTTCGTCGTCTTCGACATCGAGACCGTCCTCATCTTCCCGTGGACGGTCATCTATCGCTCCGCGCTGGAGCAAGGAGCGAGCCTCTCGCAGGTTCTGCTTCCGATGCTCGTCTTCGTCGGAATCCTCGTCGTCGGTCTCGTGTGGGCATGGCGTAACGGCGCGGTCAAGTGGGTCGCAAGTCCCCTGGCCGAGCGTCGAAAGACAGAGAGACAAACATGAGTAGTCAAGACAAGCCATTCGTTACGGACGACTCGAAAGTACTGACCGACACCCGGGACGCCCGGATGGCCGGTCAGGACAACCGGTTCAACTCGAAACTGCGTGAGGCATTCGGCTCTTCGCCGTTCATACTCACGAAGTTCGACAAGTTCATGAACTGGGTCCGCGGGTCCTCGATGTTCATGCTGCAGTTCGGGATCGCCTGCTGCAGTATCGAAATGATGCACACCTACGCCGTGAAGCACGACCTCGACCGCTTCGCGGCAGGTGTCCCCCGTGCGTCGCCGCGACAGGCGGACGTCATCATCGTGCCCGGGACCATCGTGTCGAAGTTCGCGCCGCGTATGAAGCGCGTCTACGACCAGATGCCCGAACCCAAGTTCGTCATCGGGATGGGTTCGTGTACCATCTCGGGCGGCCCGTTCCAGGAGGGCTACAACGTCGTCAAGGGCGCAGAGGAGGTCATCCCGGTGGACATCCACGTCCCCGGCTGCCCGCCGCGCCCGGAGGCGCTGGTCTACGGCGTCGCAAAGCTGCAGGAACGCATCGCCAACGGCGAGTCGAGCCCGGTCACGGTCAAGCCGTACGAGCTCGAACAGTTCGGCGACCTCTCTCGTGACGAGATCGTCGACGAACTCGCGAAAGAGATCGACGAGGACGACCTCGTCATGCGTTACAACTGGGCTGATTCACCATGAGCCTCGAAGAACCACAGGACCCCGAGCAGGCCGCCCTCGAAGGGCAGTCACTCGGCGACGAGATCGCAGACCTGCTCGGCGAACACGTCCTCGCCCGCGAAGAGCATCTCAACGCGCCGGGCTTCGTCATCCGGCCGGACGAGGTGCAGGACGTCCTCTTCACCCTCCGCGACGAGGCGGGGTTCGACCACCTCTCCTGCGTCACGGCCGAAGAGCGCGAGGACCGCTACGAGTCCATCTACCATCTGAAGAAGTACGACGACCCCACGCAGGAAGTGAGCGTCGTCGTCCCGACGGACAAGGAGAACCCCGTCAGTCAGACGGCCGAACCGGTCTACCGGACGGCCGACTGGCACGAGCGGGAGGCATACGACCTCGTCGGCATCGAGTACGAGGGCCACCCCGATCTGCGTCGCATCCTCCTTCCGGAGACGTGGCAAGGGCATCCCCTCTCGATGGACTACGAGCAGGACCGACCCCAGGTCGTCCCGCTCCGTGAGAACGCCAACCCCCTGCACGAGGACCACACGGGCGAGGGCGGCGACACGATGTTCCTCAACATCGGGCCGCACCATCCGGCGACCCACGGTGTGCTTCACCTGAAGACGACGCTCGACGGCGAGCAGGTCGCCGACGTCGAGTCCGACATCGGCTACCTCCATCGCTGTGAGGAGCAGATCTGCCAGCAGGGAACCTACCGCCACCAGATCATGCCGTATCCGGACCGCTGGGACTACATCTCGGCGGGCCTGCTCAACGAGTGGGCGTACGCGCGTGCGGCCGAGGACCTCGCGGACATCGAGGTACCGGAGTACGCACAGATCATCCGGACGATGGGCGCGGAGCTGTGTCGCATCGCGGCGCATATGCTCGCGGTCTCGACGTTCGCACTCGACGTCTACGGCGACTTCACGGCCATCTTCATGTACGGTATCCGCGACCGGGAGAAGGCCCAGAACATCCTCGAGGACCTCACCGGTCAGCGGCTGATGTTCAACTACTTCCGCCTCGGCGGCGTCGTCTGGGACCTTCCGGAACCCCGCGAGGAGTTCTTCGAGAAGATTCGGGACTTCCTCGACGACCTGCCGGAGGCACTCGAGGAGTACCACGACCTCATCTCGGCGAACGAGATCCTCCAGATGCGGACGGTCGGCACCGGCATCCTCCCCGAGGATGTCGCCAAGAGCTACGGCGCGACCGGACCGGTCGCCCGCGGCTCCGGCGTCGACTACGACCTCCGCCGCGACGACCCCTACGGCTACTACGACGAGCTCGACTGGGACGTCGTCGTCGAGGACGGCTGTGACAACTACAGCCGGCTGCTCGTCCGCCTGCGTGAGGTCGAGGAGTCCGCAAAGATCATCGACCAGTGTGTCGACCTGCTCGAGGACTGGCCCGAGGAGGACCGGACCATCCAGGCCAACGTCCCCCGGACGCTCAAGCCCGAGGACGACACCGAAGTCTACCGCGCCGTCGAAGGCGCGAAGGGCGAACTC includes these proteins:
- a CDS encoding succinylglutamate desuccinylase/aspartoacylase family protein, with translation MSQAEPFRYDAEVKPGEVRHIRYEISETYMGDPVEIPVTVVNGEHAGPTVCMTAALHGDELNGVKVLQEVADAYDPAEIHGTLVCIHVCNVPGYLAQQRYIPIYDLDLNRSFPGKEQANTAERMANVIYNRFVKQCDVALDFHTSTRNRTTMYHVRADMANPEVARVARAFGANVILSGEADAGSLRTVATTNGTPTITIEMGRAHRFQPALIERALEGVESVLAEFGVLPNEPVIWPGWTRVIDAEAEKTWLRADRGGLVEMQYGQVPLVYKGDTICTISDHFKTEEKRIEAPFTGLVVGVLQNPVAAPGHPLCHLVGVDDATLAEIEREIENGEFSERPWA
- a CDS encoding NADH-quinone oxidoreductase subunit D, with the protein product MSLEEPQDPEQAALEGQSLGDEIADLLGEHVLAREEHLNAPGFVIRPDEVQDVLFTLRDEAGFDHLSCVTAEEREDRYESIYHLKKYDDPTQEVSVVVPTDKENPVSQTAEPVYRTADWHEREAYDLVGIEYEGHPDLRRILLPETWQGHPLSMDYEQDRPQVVPLRENANPLHEDHTGEGGDTMFLNIGPHHPATHGVLHLKTTLDGEQVADVESDIGYLHRCEEQICQQGTYRHQIMPYPDRWDYISAGLLNEWAYARAAEDLADIEVPEYAQIIRTMGAELCRIAAHMLAVSTFALDVYGDFTAIFMYGIRDREKAQNILEDLTGQRLMFNYFRLGGVVWDLPEPREEFFEKIRDFLDDLPEALEEYHDLISANEILQMRTVGTGILPEDVAKSYGATGPVARGSGVDYDLRRDDPYGYYDELDWDVVVEDGCDNYSRLLVRLREVEESAKIIDQCVDLLEDWPEEDRTIQANVPRTLKPEDDTEVYRAVEGAKGELGIYIRSDGTDKPGRFKIRSPCFSNLQTLPEMAQGEYVPDLIAALGSLDIVLGEVDR
- a CDS encoding DoxX family protein, with the protein product MSTNTFQSKIGGLTVTGKAHSLSAWFVLALRLMMGFAFTYAGVEKVLGPEAFNARGYLMFAVPENGGPAVGFLQLFATNDLLLAFVNVAVPWGELAIGLALVFGVLTRFAAFWGAVMMLMFYLGNWDVAHGVINGDFTYMLVFLAVAAFGAGRILGLDSYIEQYEIDGEPLIEKYPMLDYVLG
- a CDS encoding flippase activity-associated protein Agl23, which produces MSTDDRVGSRFADRTALAVVGVTLLALVARLVGLGTRIMHWDEGRVGYWILRYHETGEFYYRPIIHGPFLPIVNDYVFTYLPPTDFSARLVVALVGGLLPLTALLFRSRLRNSETVALSLFLACNPLFVYYSRFMRNDMIVAAFSLAALGFFVYGYDRGDLRYLWPAGAALALGLTSKENGLLYIVCYAGAAFVLFDHRLLRRAQAGTSVKQTLRDYSVSAKTGLSSWAGDVKTGLFWAGTHTVGGVVAFLLVIVFFYAPRPDLWQAFGDPALFLDVVDRATVGAWQEFYGQWASGTHQTHDYLPYLFDILETMVYGAGVLSVFALVGVVVDGYTSGRSRDLVAFATYWGIASLIGYPVATDIQAPWAAIHIIVPLAIPAAVGAGYVYRTARQSVALEDAVGTGIAALVVLSAVVGVAGANVAYVDSADRENTEVLQWAQPENDLKDTLEKVRRVSQANEGEDVLFYGTKHPRTGSVLFYVEDESNPLAGPNWHSRLPLPWYTERYGANVTSTPPEVTATEMAQDAPPVVVAYDWNRSELESALPGYTVYQHDFKLWNEEIVVFVDESQLPAEQASVREPAGQQFDSRRLDARAVV
- a CDS encoding 5-(carboxyamino)imidazole ribonucleotide synthase, giving the protein MTATVPGPTLGVVGGGQLGRMLAEAAAPLGVEVVVLDPTPDCPASLVARDQVLGSFDEADAVHDLAARVDALTFEIELADPDVLEEVSEEYDIPVHPSPDTLRMIQDKLVQKDTLGEAGIPIPEFRQVDDADDLRDAVEEFGAVMLKARTGGYDGRGNVPVTSVDEAEDALADIGHAPAMAEAFVDFVREVSVIGVVGDDETRVFPLGENVHEAEILRETVVPARTSDAVTERAKEVAYDVLDQLEGRGVYGIELFETSGSPRDSDPSSGQGPRDSGGEILVNEIAPRPHNSGHWTIEGAMTSQFEQHARAVLGWPLGSTALRAPTVSANILGDIEENQPAELHGVDGVLAADGVSLHWYGKHEVRPLRKMGHITAVGDAESLASTDGHDVADGGGDTGGNDVPDVAVDDLLAAARDHIDSLTFDP
- a CDS encoding NADH-quinone oxidoreductase subunit A, translating into MNPWIAVGALGVVSVGIPLGMMAVSALLRPSVPEQGKSAIYESGEIPTGTARIQFNIQYYMVALLFVVFDIETVLIFPWTVIYRSALEQGASLSQVLLPMLVFVGILVVGLVWAWRNGAVKWVASPLAERRKTERQT
- a CDS encoding DUF7521 family protein is translated as MVASTTIATAIVVAKTGILVLGGLITFFSYKAYRRTGAQALKLLAIGFGIVTLGSLLGGVLDQVFNIELTTSILMDSLLTLFGFVVIFYSLYAE
- a CDS encoding NADH-quinone oxidoreductase subunit B, whose translation is MSSQDKPFVTDDSKVLTDTRDARMAGQDNRFNSKLREAFGSSPFILTKFDKFMNWVRGSSMFMLQFGIACCSIEMMHTYAVKHDLDRFAAGVPRASPRQADVIIVPGTIVSKFAPRMKRVYDQMPEPKFVIGMGSCTISGGPFQEGYNVVKGAEEVIPVDIHVPGCPPRPEALVYGVAKLQERIANGESSPVTVKPYELEQFGDLSRDEIVDELAKEIDEDDLVMRYNWADSP
- the purE gene encoding 5-(carboxyamino)imidazole ribonucleotide mutase, translated to MTSVQDLIDRLEAEAAADRDPETTPDVGIIMGSDSDLDVMSGAYDALEELGFAEQTDFDDPPEERFTYESYVVSAHRTPELMYAYGETAEARGLDVVIAGAGGKSADLPNMTASIAYPLPVIGVPVQEKSVDSVIGMPTGAPIVAVDAGKSFNAALSAAQVLARQHDEVRAALVEYHEDLVGGVAEVSRDLHDLGHETFRERR
- a CDS encoding winged helix-turn-helix domain-containing protein, with the protein product MLREQSPKDEADLQSVLDALDDPPSRAMIRALSEPMTASELSDACDVPLSTTYRKLDSLTDAGLLVESTELRTDGHHTTRYGVAFDSVTIALAEDRSFDVTLELKAGAPEDRLASMWAEVRRQT
- a CDS encoding oxidoreductase; the protein is MPRLEDPLVVGGVHVPNRLYRAPLLECAGNGPDAVDTLVADLEPAAKAGAGLVCQGATIVRAEGGCAAPNMTALADADFAADLRRLTDAIHRHGSTIAIQLEHGGLRSMETWHAAYRREHPDLQQLAVSRPPRLLRLLDRAGFLAYDAHVMSTEEVYELAADFGRSAALAVDAGYDIVHLAGANMGIVHQFLSPFYNRRDDEFGDGVRFLEVVHDEIRERAGDVPLMTKVPAETSAPPFVRQRLGRAEAVTICERLADVGYDALVPVTGSVFWDMSIVKGEFPARAWSDERFRDGYAESFGGTGRAALVALGNWVESLWYDFEPAWNAGLCREVRERVDVPVLAEGGIRERGEMDELLGRDCDMVGMARPFYAEPELPARLLDEEGSVAADTRAVCENCNNCTVPQAAGESGVCRTPSVLARAGELRNAHAYDRANAEESGRK